TTATTACCCTGTTTATTATTTCTGTTTCATTAATATGTTTTTTTACCCTGTTTTATTACCCTGTTTATTATTTCTGTTTCATTACCATGTTTTTTTGCTGTGCTCCATCCCCATTTTCTTATCCTCTCCTTTATCCCCTTTGTTTCATCCCCATTTTCTTATCCTGTCCTTTATCCTCTTGAGGATGTGGTAAGCACAACATAATCTGCCTCTTCAGCCTCCATATCTTCAGGAACACTGATATTATCCTTTAAAATTATGACAGTGTCAGGTATTACGTCTTTTAAAAGCAGTATCTCAGATAAAATAGTGCCTTTTAAAAACTCAAATTCGCACAACTCATTTTCATGCTTAAAAAAAAATCTGCATTTCATGTAAATTTCCAAAATTTTTAAAAAAAGTATTTATTTTTTTCTTAAATGAGGTTTTCCAAATCTTCATGACTTTTTGTGCCGGAATTAACACATTATTTCCGGGATTTTTCAGTCAGTCTTTAGTTCTTTTAGTTATTTCTTTAGTCCTTTCTGAACTGAGGCATCATCGAGCGAATCTCTGCTCCGACTTCTTCTATTAAATGCTCCTCATCCGAGCGTGTCAGTGCATTAAATACAGGTCTGTTTACCATATTCTCAAGAATCCATTCCTTTGCAAACTCTCCTGTCTGGATTTCGCAGAGGATTTCGTCCATTGCCTCGTAGGATTCTTTTCCAACAACCCGCGGGCCGCGTGTAATATCACCATACTGGGCAGTATTTGAGATGGAATCACGCATATTTGTAAATCCGCCTTCATATATGAGGTCAACAATAAGCTTCATCTCATGAAGAACTTCCAGGTATGCCATCTCAGGTGCATATCCTGCGCCGACAAGAGTCTCAAATCCTGCTTTGATAAGCGATGTTACGCCTCCACAGAGAACTGCCTGTTCGCCAAAGAGATCTGTCTCAGTCTCTTCGCGGAAGGATGTTTCAAGAACAACAGCACGTGTGCCGCCGATTCCTTTGGCATATGCAAGTGCAATCTTTTTTGCATTACCTGTATAATCCTGCTCGATTGCAATGAGTGCAGGAACACCTTTTCCCTCTTCAAATGTCCTTCTGACCATGTGTCCGGGACCTTTTGGTGCAACCATTACAACATCAACATCTTTTGGCGGAATAATCTGGCCGTAATGGATGTTGAATCCGTGCGAGAACATAAGACACTTATTTTCAGAGAGGTAAGGCATAATCTCGTTTTTGTAAACCTGTGCCTGATTTTCATCCGGAAGCAGAATCTGAATGACATCTGCACGTCTGGCCGCTTCAGAGACAT
The genomic region above belongs to Methanomicrobium antiquum and contains:
- the ilvC gene encoding ketol-acid reductoisomerase, which gives rise to MMEKYYESDADLGDLAGKTIAVIGYGSQGRGQALNLKDSGLDVIIGIRPGKSREQAEKDGLSVFDVSEAARRADVIQILLPDENQAQVYKNEIMPYLSENKCLMFSHGFNIHYGQIIPPKDVDVVMVAPKGPGHMVRRTFEEGKGVPALIAIEQDYTGNAKKIALAYAKGIGGTRAVVLETSFREETETDLFGEQAVLCGGVTSLIKAGFETLVGAGYAPEMAYLEVLHEMKLIVDLIYEGGFTNMRDSISNTAQYGDITRGPRVVGKESYEAMDEILCEIQTGEFAKEWILENMVNRPVFNALTRSDEEHLIEEVGAEIRSMMPQFRKD